In Sphingobacterium zeae, one genomic interval encodes:
- a CDS encoding RagB/SusD family nutrient uptake outer membrane protein, translating to MKKYILITVLLAVLTACSKEFLEEIPNSNILTPEQAEDFQRLLDNSEQVGVTGVLPQLAADEYYISTEKDWLASATATERNSYIWAKDIFGGELEINDWNAPYKSVFYANNIISEVEKQFKTGELTFALRDIYGQALFHRAKAYFDLVKNFSVPFDALTQHTDLGVPIRKDPSIDYTSQRATVKECYDFIFDDLSNALSYLAYDIPLPERNRATKLAAFALLSRIYLYRREYDKAEQYADSLLNRYDKLIDYNKVSQTSNTPFTKTNDELIMYGATGVYRNSGQINSSQTVFVDSTLIKMYAPNDLRLSIYFINNGAGKYTVKRGYNGTGLTPFNGFAVDEVLLNKIECLVRRGELNQASLSIERLLLNRYKTGTYNHVAFADQQSALQFVLQERRKELVWRCLRWDDIKRLNKEGRGIVLSRKLGDAVYRLEPNTPSYVFNIPQDEINRSGIIQNIR from the coding sequence ATGAAAAAATATATTTTAATAACCGTCCTGCTGGCAGTTTTAACGGCCTGTTCGAAAGAATTTCTCGAAGAAATTCCCAATAGTAACATTTTGACACCCGAACAAGCGGAGGATTTTCAGCGGCTACTGGATAATTCGGAACAGGTTGGGGTAACGGGTGTACTTCCCCAGTTGGCAGCTGATGAATATTACATCAGCACGGAAAAGGATTGGCTGGCTTCTGCTACAGCGACGGAACGCAATTCGTATATATGGGCCAAGGATATATTTGGAGGTGAGTTGGAGATTAATGACTGGAACGCACCATACAAAAGTGTTTTCTACGCTAATAATATCATCAGCGAAGTTGAAAAACAGTTTAAGACAGGTGAGTTAACATTTGCATTACGTGATATTTATGGTCAGGCGCTTTTTCATAGGGCCAAAGCCTATTTTGATTTGGTCAAGAACTTTTCGGTACCTTTTGATGCACTGACGCAGCATACTGATCTTGGCGTCCCCATTCGGAAAGACCCATCGATAGACTATACTTCGCAAAGGGCTACAGTAAAGGAGTGCTATGACTTTATTTTTGATGACCTCAGTAACGCTCTCAGCTATCTTGCTTATGATATACCCTTACCCGAACGGAACAGGGCAACCAAACTGGCAGCCTTTGCACTACTATCTAGGATCTACCTGTATAGACGAGAGTACGATAAAGCGGAGCAGTATGCGGATAGCCTGTTAAATCGCTACGATAAGTTGATCGATTATAATAAGGTTTCGCAAACGTCGAATACCCCATTTACAAAGACAAATGATGAACTCATCATGTATGGCGCCACTGGCGTGTATCGAAATTCTGGTCAGATCAATAGTAGCCAAACAGTTTTCGTGGATAGTACGCTGATAAAAATGTATGCTCCAAATGACTTACGCTTATCGATTTATTTTATCAACAATGGGGCCGGAAAGTATACCGTGAAGCGTGGCTATAATGGCACCGGATTAACACCTTTTAATGGCTTTGCTGTCGACGAAGTTTTGCTCAATAAGATCGAGTGCCTCGTGAGGCGGGGCGAACTCAATCAAGCTTCATTATCGATTGAGCGATTGCTGTTAAATCGCTATAAAACCGGGACATATAATCATGTGGCCTTTGCAGATCAACAATCGGCTTTGCAATTTGTGCTCCAAGAACGACGAAAAGAATTGGTATGGCGTTGCCTGCGCTGGGACGATATCAAGCGTCTCAACAAAGAGGGCAGAGGAATTGTGCTATCGCGCAAATTAGGAGATGCCGTTTATAGACTTGAGCCTAATACACCTAGCTATGTATTCAATATACCTCAGGATGAAATTAATAGAAGTGGAATAATTCAAAATATAAGATAA
- a CDS encoding SusC/RagA family TonB-linked outer membrane protein: protein MTNRSNLMAALLDKVAYLAAIKGAIKNNLKKVHCAWDKKYSHSCIVYSLRQITSVCTLIPMPKTSKGMFHIRAILILFLIVHMFSLLAQTPRKDSGAEGLLSISGTVVSSIDGKPIQGVSIRVEGEKGRGSTKVDGSFSLHVINPKGTVSFSHMGFKRLELSYVAGVSMAVQLIPLENQLNEVEVVSTGYQKIPKERATGSFVQVDNKALQRNPAMNILSRLDGVTNGLLLDENAGNPDGLSVRGRSTLFSNTRPLIVVDNFPFEGDLDNINPNDIESVTVLKDATAASIWGVRSGNGVIVLTTKKGKTKTTIDFTSNFLIAKKPNLFYQKQLSSSEFIDSEIDLFQRGYYDKDINTVYKNISPVVSLLEKVRSGNLDMDVANAEIDRYRAVDVRDELTKYFYRNKIQNQQQLSITAGSDRVRSLISLAYDRSLSESATADNTRLNIRNNNQWNIIKDYLQVSTDLWYVKNTNTESNAYGYTPLYPYERLADNERALEAATMSTLRRSYTDTVGNGYLLDWKYRPLEEVQNGLTQYRGIDQQLRFQLGISSKIYRSFKIAADYLMSNNWIDNSTLYDQRSFYTRNLVNQFSQVDLITKTVARPIPLGDIFDSSETRMQSHYGRVQLDWDERLGRLHRISGLIGMEWRKDKSLFDSPGSLYGYNPKLESYSEVDIFSYFPLYHNGGYSMISKGGGRIRQQDNNRSWYGLFSYSYRDNFTLTGSIRKDESNLFGVSANQRGVPLWSMGASYNFKQFLKSDKLDYLKMRTTYGYNGNVDKSTTAYLTSKLYRTTNLWGKPMDVILNPPNSSLRWERVQNLNFGVDISLLKGRVGGTVEYFQKNGKDLMGQSPVAPQVGVGEFYGNVARTSTHGVDAQLWLSWFEKKAIQVRTDFIFNQVKDKVTRYYRTPGANKDIVSGTGIIPIEGYPINTLVLYRFKGLDEDGNPMGISDMGITDEYNAIINSSDRQSINFCWLSASDKIWQSPAYGLVSILGAFF, encoded by the coding sequence ATGACAAACAGATCAAATCTGATGGCTGCCTTATTGGATAAGGTAGCATATCTGGCAGCTATAAAAGGTGCCATAAAAAATAATTTAAAAAAAGTGCACTGCGCGTGGGATAAAAAGTACTCCCACAGTTGTATAGTATATAGTCTTCGGCAGATCACGTCGGTATGTACCCTTATACCGATGCCTAAGACCTCAAAAGGAATGTTTCATATAAGGGCAATTCTAATCCTGTTCCTTATAGTTCATATGTTTAGTTTATTAGCTCAAACGCCCCGCAAGGACAGCGGGGCGGAAGGGTTGCTCTCCATCAGCGGTACCGTCGTATCGTCTATTGACGGTAAACCGATCCAAGGTGTCTCCATCCGAGTCGAAGGGGAAAAGGGTAGAGGTTCTACTAAAGTTGATGGTTCCTTTTCACTACACGTCATCAATCCCAAAGGTACTGTTTCGTTTTCCCATATGGGATTCAAGCGCTTAGAGCTATCCTATGTCGCAGGGGTATCAATGGCTGTTCAATTAATACCATTGGAGAATCAATTGAACGAAGTGGAGGTGGTGAGTACCGGCTACCAAAAGATTCCAAAAGAACGAGCCACAGGAAGTTTTGTGCAGGTGGATAATAAAGCTTTGCAACGCAATCCAGCAATGAATATTTTATCGAGGTTGGATGGTGTTACAAATGGTCTGTTGCTTGATGAGAATGCTGGAAATCCTGATGGCCTCAGTGTTAGAGGCCGCAGTACGCTATTCTCAAATACGCGTCCACTGATTGTAGTCGATAACTTCCCTTTTGAAGGTGATCTTGATAATATTAATCCCAATGATATAGAAAGTGTAACCGTTCTTAAAGATGCAACAGCAGCATCAATATGGGGTGTGCGGTCCGGAAATGGCGTCATTGTCCTTACGACAAAGAAGGGTAAAACGAAAACGACAATTGATTTTACTTCAAATTTCCTGATCGCCAAAAAGCCTAACTTGTTTTACCAAAAACAGCTTAGCTCGAGTGAATTTATAGATTCGGAAATCGATCTTTTCCAAAGAGGCTATTATGACAAGGATATCAATACGGTCTATAAAAATATTTCACCAGTCGTCAGCCTGCTCGAAAAGGTGAGGTCCGGGAATTTAGATATGGATGTGGCAAACGCCGAAATTGATAGATATAGGGCCGTAGATGTGCGTGACGAGCTGACTAAATACTTCTACCGAAACAAAATTCAAAATCAGCAACAACTTAGTATTACAGCTGGTTCTGATCGGGTACGAAGTCTCATCTCTTTGGCTTATGATCGTTCCTTGAGCGAAAGTGCGACAGCCGACAATACACGTTTAAATATCCGCAATAACAACCAGTGGAATATAATAAAGGACTATCTGCAAGTGAGTACCGATCTCTGGTATGTGAAAAATACCAACACAGAAAGTAATGCGTATGGTTATACTCCGTTGTATCCGTATGAACGACTGGCAGATAATGAACGGGCACTGGAAGCCGCCACAATGAGCACGTTAAGAAGATCGTATACAGATACCGTCGGTAATGGCTACTTGTTGGATTGGAAATACCGGCCTTTAGAAGAAGTGCAAAATGGCTTGACACAATATCGGGGTATAGATCAGCAGCTCCGATTTCAATTAGGCATTAGCTCGAAGATATATCGTTCGTTCAAAATTGCTGCTGATTATCTGATGAGCAACAATTGGATCGATAACAGCACCTTGTATGATCAACGGTCTTTCTATACGCGTAATTTGGTCAATCAGTTCTCTCAGGTTGATCTTATTACTAAAACTGTCGCTCGGCCGATTCCTTTGGGAGATATTTTCGATTCAAGTGAGACAAGAATGCAGTCTCACTATGGACGCGTGCAGCTTGATTGGGATGAACGTTTAGGCCGATTGCATCGGATTAGTGGCCTAATTGGGATGGAATGGCGTAAAGATAAAAGTCTTTTTGACAGCCCCGGATCTTTGTATGGCTATAATCCAAAACTGGAAAGCTACTCGGAAGTTGATATTTTCAGTTACTTTCCACTTTACCACAATGGAGGTTATTCCATGATCAGCAAGGGGGGCGGCCGTATTCGGCAACAGGACAATAACCGTTCTTGGTATGGTTTATTTTCTTATTCGTATCGTGACAATTTTACCTTAACGGGTAGTATTCGTAAGGATGAATCTAATCTATTTGGTGTCTCAGCCAATCAGAGGGGTGTCCCGCTTTGGTCTATGGGGGCTTCCTATAATTTTAAACAGTTCCTTAAAAGCGATAAACTGGATTACTTAAAAATGCGGACTACCTATGGTTACAATGGTAACGTCGACAAAAGTACCACGGCTTATCTAACCTCAAAACTCTATAGAACCACAAATTTGTGGGGAAAGCCCATGGATGTCATTTTAAACCCGCCCAATAGTTCGCTGCGTTGGGAGCGCGTGCAAAATTTAAATTTTGGAGTAGACATTAGCCTCTTAAAAGGTAGAGTCGGTGGTACGGTGGAATACTTTCAGAAAAATGGCAAAGATCTAATGGGGCAGAGCCCCGTTGCACCACAAGTGGGTGTTGGTGAATTTTATGGAAACGTAGCGCGTACATCGACTCATGGTGTGGATGCTCAACTTTGGTTGAGTTGGTTTGAAAAGAAGGCAATTCAGGTAAGAACAGACTTTATTTTTAATCAGGTCAAAGATAAGGTAACGCGATATTATAGGACCCCCGGAGCCAATAAGGACATTGTTTCCGGCACAGGCATAATTCCGATAGAAGGATATCCTATTAATACATTGGTGCTATACCGATTTAAAGGTCTTGATGAAGATGGTAATCCGATGGGGATAAGTGATATGGGGATTACGGATGAGTACAATGCCATTATCAACAGTAGTGACAGGCAAAGTATAAATTTTTGTTGGCTCTCGGCTTCCGACAAAATTTGGCAGTCTCCGGCATACGGTCTCGTTTCAATACTGGGAGCTTTCTTTTAA